The DNA region AGGAGCCAATAAGGGAAGGATGACTTTCATAAGGTTCTCCGATGTGTGAATACCTAAATCCTAAACACACCAAAGATCGTCCGTTAGACCCAGCTCCAAAAAACAAAGGGCCGGTCATCTGACCAGCCCTTCGCATTCAATTACTTCTAATTTCTAATGTCGTTCACCACTAGTGGTGAGCAACATTCTGTTGGCCCGTGTACTGAGCCTTGATACCAAACTCGCGTTCCTTTTGGATTTTGAAGATCTCTTTTGGATTTTTGATATCCAAAGCGTTGATCAACACTTGATCCACATGGTCCACAAGGATGACTTTCAAGTCTTTCATCACTTCCTTAGGGATGTCCTTAAGATCTTTTTCATTCTCTTTAGGACAGATGATCATCTTGATACCACCACGGTGAGCTGCCAGAGTTTTCTCTTTCAAACCACCGATTGCCATTACACGTCCGCGAAGTGAAACCTCACCAGTCATCGCAACTGTGCGCTTAACCGGGATTTTCGTGATCGCTGACACGATGGAAGTCGTCAAGGCGATACCTGCTGAAGGACCGTCCTTAGGAACAGCGCCTTCCGGCAAATGGATGTGCACGTCGATGTTCGCGAAGTATTCTTTGTCCAAACCGAACAAAGGACCTCTGGAACGTACGTAGCTCATTGCTGCCGCACAGGATTCTTTCATCACATCACCAAGTTGACCCGTTACCGTGAACTTGCCTTTACCAGGCACCACGCTCACTTCGACTGCCAACAAGTCCCCGCCCACTTCTGTCCAAGCCATTCCGTTCGTAAGACCGATTTCGTTCTCCGCCTCGATTTGACCGAACTTGAATTTGTGAGGGCCCAAAAGCTCTACCAGTTTTTGTGAAGTTACAACGTAACCTGCATTCTTACCAGTTTCCGCTTTCGTTGAAGTCTTCGCTCCTTTAGCACCTTTCTTGGCAGCTACTGTTTTACCAGCGGCTTTCTTAGCTGTGCCTTCAGATTTGAAGTCATTCAAAGTTTCATTCATCACGATATCTTTAGCCACTTTACGGCAAACGTTTGCAACTTGTCTTTCAAGGTTACGAACGCCGGCTTCTCTTGTGTAGAAGCGGATGATGTCGCGGATAGCTTCATCTTTTACCGTTACTTTGTGATCTTTCAGACCATGGTTTTCCAATTGTTTTGGAACCAGGTAGTTTTTCGCAATGTGGAATTTTTCCTGCTCGATATAACCTTCAAGCTGGATGATTTCCATACGATCCAACAATGGACGTGGGATTGTATGAAGGCTGTTCGCCGTTGCGATAAACATTACTTTTGAAAGATCGTATTCAACTTCAAGGTAGTGATCCTGGAACGTCGAGTTTTGCTCTGGATCCAAGACTTCAAGCATCGCTGCTGAAGGGTCACCTCTGAAGTCATTCGCCATTTTGTCGATTTCATCCAGAAGAACCAGTGGATTGCCTTTATCAACCTTGCGCAAAGCTTGGATGATTTTACCTGGCATCGCACCAACGTAAGTTTTTCTGTGACCGCGGATCTCTGCTTCGTCTCTCACGCCACCCAAAGAGATACGTGCGAAAGAACGATTCAAAGATTCAGCGATAGATTTCGCCAATGACGTTTTACCAACACCCGGAGGACCTGCAAGGCACAAGATAGGGCCTTTCATGTCTTTCGAAATCGAAAGAACAGCTAGGTACTCAAGGATACGGTCTTTAACTTTTTCCAATCCGAAGTGCTCGTCATCCAAAATGCGTTGAGCATTTTTGATGTCATGTTTCTCTTCGGAGTAATCCTGCCATGGAAGTGACAAGATCCAGTCGATGTAGTTACGAACAACTGTCGCTTCAGCTGACATCGGTGACATAAGCTTCAATTTCTTGATCTCTTTCATCACTTTGTCTTTAGCTTCCTGGGACATTTTCTTGTTCTTACATTTGATCTCTAGATCCTGAAGCTCAGCTTGGTAATCGTCTTTCTCGCCAAGTTCTTTTTGAATGGCCTGCATTTGCTCATTCAAGTAGTACTCTTTCTGAGAACGTTCCATTTGTTTCTTCACGCGAGTGCGGATCTTTTTCTCCACTTCAAGGATTTCGATCTCACCCGTCATCAAGTTCAACAAATGTTCCAAACGTTTGCTTGCATCGATGATCTCAAGAACTGCCTGCTTGTCTTCAAGCTTCAAGTTCAATTGAGCCACGATAATGTCAGCCAATTCACCTGGGTTCTCGATAGTGGAAACTCTCATCAAAATTTCAGGCGGGATGCGTTTGTTCAATTTTACGTAAGTTTCGAAAGTCGTCTTCACCGAGCGAACCAGCGCTTGGGCTTCAACTACGTTCGTGCCGTCTTCGTCCAAGGACTCAACCGCAACCATGAAGAAGTTTTCGTTGTTTACGAAATTCTTAATCTTTACGCGACGTTTGCCCTCTACCAGAACTTTCACAGTTCCATCCGGAAGACGCAGCAACTGGATGATTGTACCTACGGTACCGATTGTGAAGATATCCTTGGGCTCGGGATTGTTCGTTTTAGCGTCCTTTTGCGCCGCCAATACGATATCGGTTTGCTTGCTCATCGCTTCTTCCAGAGCATTGATACTCTTTTCGCGACCTACAAACAGAGGCATCATCATATGTGGAAATATGATCAAATCTCTTAGGGGCAAAAGCGGTAGTTGTGTGACTTTTCCCTCGCTCATATCCTCTCCCTCCCTTGGGTTAACGAGCTTCTTGTACGATTAGAACAAGAGGATGTTCATTCAGGTTAATTTAATCCGTTAAAACCTTAGCGAATCCTTCCTTATTTTAACTATGGTAACTATTGCGTGGGAAGCAATATGTGGAACCAGAAATATAAGTCTGGCCCCTGTCAGTTTAGACCCCGGTTTTTGCCTATTTTTGAGGCAAAATTGCCACCAACGGACCTACCGCTTCCGAACCCTTAAAATACGTGAAAAATAGAAAAACTTTCCTAATTGTAATACCTGTAAGAGAGATTTTCGTCCCCTTTTTCAAAAACTTGTTCGATAAGTGCTATGTGACACGTAAAGAATCCAAATGGTCCAATACCAACTCACTGAGCCTGAAGTTGCTTATCGCAACCTGGGCCGTCAGCTCCTTTGCCACGTTAATTCTAACGGCGGGGCAGCTTATTTTGGATTACCAAAAGGATTTCGATAAGCTACAGAACAACTTCTCCATCATTAAAAACTCCTACCTGGATTCCATGGCCGAGCATTTGTGGTCTTATGACACTCGCCTGTTGGAAATCCAGCTGGATGGACTAAGCCGTCTGCAAGGCGTGAGTTACCTGAAATTGGTTGCCGATAATAAAACCATCTACGAAACCGGTATTACGGATCCTGCTGAGGAAAGTCATCGCAGCTTTGAAATCCTGCATAAGAACACCAATGAAGTCCTGGGCACCCTGGAAGTCGAGCTGGATATCAGAAACCTGCGTGAGAAATACTTCCACGAGGCTATCTGGATTTTCATCCGCCAAGCCGCAAAAACCATGATCGTGGTTTTCTGTTTGTACTTCATCTTCAATCACATTGTGGTTGTGCACATTAAACGCATTGTTGAATATTTGACCTCCGACGAGCGCACTCGTGGTGAATTGCATTTGGATCGTCAATCCAGCGAAGTGAAAGACGAACTCGACATTCTGGTCGACTCCATCAACCAATTCAAAATCGAACTCCTGGAAGCAAACCAGCAGTTGGAGCAATTGAACCAGGCCCTTGAACACAAGGTGATGAATCGTACGCGCGAATTAACGACAAAAAATCAGAGTCTTGAAAAAGCCATGCTTCAGATCAAACGCATGCAGGCGACTCTTGTTGCACAGGAAAAACTGGCGTCCTTGGGTAGCCTAACAGCCAGCGTGGCCCACGAGATCCGCAATCCATTGAACTTCGTGCTGAATTTCAGCGAACTTCTCAGTGAGTCTGAGGATAACGAGGAAATCCGGGAGATCAGCCGTGTTATCCTAAAACACAGTCAGCGCATTGACCAAATCGTTCGCTCCATGCAGATTTTGTCGAGCTATGACAGCGACATTCTGGAAAACACAGATATCAACGAAATCGTAAAGAAGGCATATCAACAAACGATCGCCAACCGCGCGTTGGGCTCTGCCTACATTCCTCCAAAAGTGAACTATCGCCTTACTGAATCCATTCATGCTCAGGCGTATTCCGCTTCCTTGATGAGAGCCTTGTCAAACATCATTGACAACTCCATCCACGCGCTTGAGAAGAAAGTTTTAACTGAGAAAAACACTGAACCAGAACTCACTATTACAACTGCGGTCCGTGGGGACAATGTGGAAATTTCGATTCGTGACAATGGTATCGGCATCCCATCTATATTGGGAGAAAAGGTCTTTGACCCATTCCTCACTACCAAAGCACCCGGAGAAGGGGCTGGACTTGGTCTCACCGTTGCGTTTAACATTGCTCAAAAGCACGGTGGCACATTAAAGTACACAAGTGAGTTTGGTCAGTGGACTGAATTCGTGATGTCGTTACCTATGGTTCACGAAAGAATTCATGCATGATTCATATTGTGGTCGTCGATGATGAGGCAGATACGCATCTGCTTTATAAATTGAAATTTAAAAAGTTCTTCGCTGACCTTGGCGGAGTGAAACTTGTTTCATTTCTAAGTGCCCTTGACTGCCTGAACTACCTGCGTGTTGCCGATACTAAAGTTGACCTCATTATGTCTGATATTAATATGCCCGAGATGGATGGCTTTGAGCTTCTTCAGGAAGTTCGCAAGTCGAACACCACCCTTCCTTTCTATGTGGTCAGTGCATACGAATCCTCCGAATTCAGAAATCGCGCTGAGCAACTTGGCGCACAACGCTTCCTAAGCAAGCCCGTCGATTTCCACGCCTTGGGCGAAGCATTAAAATCCGATCTGAACCTATCTTTGTAATCCAACGTATTCTTCCATTTACTTTGGCTCCCCTTTTATAAGTTTCGTATAAGAAGAACACTACGAAATAAATCAAGGAGGACCTCAATGAAGAAGTTCGTTTTACCTTTGCTACTGATGGTTTCTGGAAGTATTCCCGCTTTTGCAACACCTCTTACCGCCGACAATATTGTGGGCCGCTACAATGTCGAAGCATCTTATATGTTCCAAAAGGCATATATGAAGTTTCACGTCATGAACAACAAGGAATTTGAAATCACCCGCTATCATAAAGATGGTCGCACTGAAGCAACCTGCCAAGGTTCATTCATAGTGACCAATAAATCATTCTATGATGAATACGGCATCCGCAACAACAATGGGCGCTACTTCAAAGGTGTCTTCACCTGCCCCAACGATCGCTCCAAGAAAATCGACTTCAACATCGACTACAAAAACACCCAGCTTGAAGATCTGCCAAAAGGTGTAAAGGTAACTGCAACCACCTCCATGGTTCCACGTGCCACCCTAAAAGCCTATGTAATCAAACTACCTTAAAAAACAAAAACCCCAGAGATCACTCCCTGGGGTTTCCACTTCGATTTTCGATAATCGATTCTCAATTCTCGGCAAGCGCCAGCTTGCTAAGCTGAATCTTTCTTTTTAGCTTCTGCTGCATCAGCTTCGGCTTTCATTTCCTCGTCGGTTTTGTAAACCATCATCGGAGCCGTGCCATCATTGATAACGTTTTCATCGATGATAACTTCTTTCACGTTACCTTTTGATGGAACGTCGTACATGATATCCAGCATTGCTGTCTCAAGCACGCCACGCAGACCACGGGCACCTGTTTTACGTTTCAAAGCCATTTGCGCCACGGCACGAAGAGCTTTGTCAGTAAATTTCAAGTCAACGCCCTCGAATGAGAACAGTTTTTGGTATTGCTTGGTGATCGCATTTTTAGGGCGAACCAAGATATCCATCAACGCATCTTCATCCAATTGACCAAGAACTGCGATCGCCGGTAGACGACCGATAAACTCTGGGATCAAACCGAACTTGGACAAGTCATCCGGCTCCACTTTCGCAAGCAAGTCAGACTGTGCAAATTCAGATGCCGTGCGGATTTCCGCTGCGATACCCAATGTTTTATTTGTCGTTCTGTTTTCGATGATTTTATCCAAACCAACGAATGCACCACCCACGATAAATAGAATGTTCGTCGTATCCACCTGGATGAATTCCTGTTGTGGATGCTTACGACCACCTTTCGGAGGCAGATTTGCAACTGTACCTTCCAGGATTTTCAGAAGGGCCTGCTGCACACCCTCACCCGATACGTCACGAGTGATGGATGGATTTTCTGACTTACGGGAGATTTTATCGATCTCGTCCACGTAGATAACGCCTTTTTGGGCTTTTTCCACGTCGTAGTCAGAAGCTTGAAGTAGATTCAGGACAACGTTTTCAACGTCTTCACCCACGTAACCTGCTTCAGTCAATGTTGTTGCATCCGCCATAGCGAATGGAACGTTAAGGATTTTTGCAATTGTTTGCGCCAACAATGTCTTACCGGAGCCCGTTGGTCCGATCAAAAGGATGTTGGATTTTTGCATTTCCACGTCAGCGGATTTTTTACCACCAGACATAGCATTCACACGCTTGTAGTGATTGTGAACCGCAACTGCCAAAGTTTTCTTGGCTTGAGTTTGGCCGATCACGTAATCATCAAGGTAAGTTTTGATATCAGACGGTTTTGGTACTTTGAAGGTACCTTTTACCGCTGTCTCTTTCTCTTTTTCCTCGTCGATGATGTCGTTGCACAGGTCAATACACTCATCGCAGATATATACGCCAGGACCAGCAATAAGTTTTTTAACTTCTTTTTGGCCTTTACCGCAGAAACTGCATCTCAATGCGCCGTTGGTGTCTTTAGTCGTCATCTCTGATTACCCTTTTTTCGCCTTACGAGATTCTACAACGTGGTCAAGCAGACCGAATTCTTTAGCTTGGTAAGGGTCCATGAAATTGTCCCTTTCCATTTGCTGCCTTAGGAATTCATAGTCCTTGCCAGTGTGAGTTTCATAAATTCGAGTCAATTTTTCCTTGGTTCTTAGTAGCTCGCGCGCATGAATTTCGATGTCCGTCACCTGACCAGACAAACCACCACCTGAAAGAAGAGGTTGATGGATCATGATACGGGTATTTGGCAGACTATAACGCATACCTTTGGTACCCGCTGTCAAAAGCAGGGAACCCATGGATGCTGCCATACCCATGCAATATGTCGCCACATCGCACTTCACGAACTGCATCATGTCGTAAATCGCCATACCGGCAGACACACTGCCCCCTGGGGAATTGATATACAAATGGATAGGCTTTTCCGGGTTATCGGATTCAAGGAATAGGAATTGGGCAATAAGTGCATTGGCTACTTCATCAGTCACCGCCGAGCCCAGGATGATAATACGGTCTTTAAGGAGGCGAGAGTAGATGTCGTATGATCTTTCACCTTTGGAAGTTTGCTCTATGACGTAAGGAATGAGTGGCACTGATGTCTCCTAATGTTGTCTACCCCCGGCCAACGCCGAAGGAATTTAAAGGTCTTATGCTGTGCTACCTATCGGAATACTCCAGCAAGACTTTATGAAAAAGCCTTTGACCCCTAGGAGTGCTATGTTACATCTAACAAAGCCGAATTACACAATCATTTTAAGAGGTTTAACTATGGCTTTTAACTTACTGAACAAAGATATTGATACTTTGACTTGCCCGGCTTTGGTCGTGTTTTCAAAGTCTTCATCACAAAAAGACAAGCTTGCGAAAGTGACTCATAATGAGCTGAACAAACAGCTGGTTGATTCTATCTCTGAAAAAACCATTACTGGTAAACATCAGGAAGCTATCACTTTCCGTGAATACAACATCAGCGGCTACCGTCATCTTATTGTTGTCGGTCTGGGTAAAGAAAACGAGATCACACACGAATCCGTTCGCCAATCTGTTGCTTCGGCACTTGAAGCAATCAAAGCATTGAATGTTAAAGAAGCTGCGATCCATTTTGACGGCATCACTGCTGGCAAAAAAGACGCTGCTGATTTTGCAAAAGCGGTTGCTGAAGGTTTGGTTTTGACTTCTTACGTATTCGACGAATTGAAATCGACTACTAAAGCAAAAAAATCTGAAGACGAATTGAACGTACACGTTGTTACTAAATTGGCAGCTGACAAAGCTGTTAAAGCGGCCTTCCACGAAGGTTCAGTTTTGGCGAACGTAGTTAACTTCTCTCGTCGCCTTGGTGATATGCCAGGTAACTTGATGACTCCGACAATCCTGGCAGACTCTGCAGTGGCAGCAGCTAAAGGCATCACAAACTTGAAAGTGACTGTTTGGGATAAAGCTCGTATCAAAAAAGAAAAAATGGGCGGCCTTCTTGGTGTTGCTGCTGGTTCTGATCAAGAGCCACGTTTCATCATCATGGAATACAAAGGCGCAGCGGCTTCTAAAAAGCCAGTTTGCTTCGTAGGTAAAGGTCTGACTTTTGACTGCGGTGGTATCTCTATTAAGCCAGGCGCAGGCATGGAAGAAATGAAATACGACATGTGCGGTGGCGCAAACGTAATCGGTACTTTGCTTGCGATCGCTCAATTGAAATTGAAAGTAAATGCAGTTGGTTTGGTAGCTTCTACTGAAAACTTGATCAACGGTTCTGCGACTAAGCCAGGTGACGTTCACACAGCTCGTAACGGTAAAACGTTCGAAGTGAACAACACTGATGCTGAAGGTCGTTTGATCCTTGCAGACGCTTTGTCATACGCGACAGAACTTGCTCCGCAAGTTATCTGTGACGCTGCGACTTTGACTGGTGCAATGGTTGTTGCTTTGGGTAACACGCACACTGGTTACTTCACTCGCAACTCTGCTTTGAAAACTAAAATCGAAAAAGCAGCCGTTCAATCTGGTGAATGGGTATGGAACATGCCTTTGACAGATTTCCACTTGAAAGACATGAAAGGCGTTTACGCTGATCTTTCTAACATCTCTTCTGGTAAAGGCGCTGGTTCTGCAACAGCAGCAGCATTCCTTGAGCAGTTCGTTGGCGAAGGCATCCCTTGGGCTCACTTCGACATCGCAGGCACTGGTTGGGCTGTAGGCAATCGTCTTCCATACGCTCCTAAAAAAGGTGCTTCTGGCGCGATGATTCGCACTTTCGTTGAAGTAGCAAAACAATACGTTTAATTGCGTTTTGAATCTTAAAACATCAAAGGCTCTGGTGAACCCAGGGCCTTTTGTTTTTTGGCATTAGACCTATCATGCCCCACCCTTCAATTTGATAATTCCTATATGGGGAATCCATTAAAATTTCTTTCGCTTTTGGTGTTATCTTTTCTGCCGATAGCATGTGCCTCGCTGCCAAAGAATGTTAAAAGAACACCCAGCTATACATTTCCTGCCGACCCCACAACGACAATATCCAAAAACATCAAAGCCAAACTTGCGCAACACAATGGCGACTCCGGATTTAATGCACTATTCAATGGCGAAGACGCCTTCGTCTCCCGAATGGCTGGCATGCGAACTGCGGAGCGGTCGTTGGATTTGCAGTACTACATTTGGAACAACGATTTGACCGGCACAATTCTGGTGGACGAAGTCTTAAAGGCCGCGGATCGCGAGGTTCGTGTGCGAATCCTGCTGGATGATCTGAATCTGGGAAAACACGAAAAAATGCTTCGACTGATATCGATGCACCCCAACGTTGAGGTGCGCATGGTGAATCCCTTTGCCCATCGCAGTATGCGCTTCATGGACATCTTCAGACTGGGAAAAATCGACCGCCGCATGCACAACAAAGTTTTTATAGCTGATAACGAAATTGCCATCGTCGGCGGAAGAAACATTGGTGACGAGTATTTCTGGGCCAGCAATGAGATGAACTTCGGTGATCTGGATATGTGGTGCATAGGCCCCGTGGTCTCCGGCCTGGCCAGCGAATTTGATATATATTGGAACGCAGAGATCTCTTATCCCATAGAATCCCTGACCTCCAATATCAAACCCACAGAACTTGATTATCTGACTTTTCGAGAAAATCTAAAAGGAAATACATACCAGGCCTATCAAGCACTCTATATTCAGCGACTTTATCAAAGCAATATGGGCAAAGCCTATGCTGCTGCCGACGTGCAACTTCAGTGGGCCCCAGCACAGGTGATCTATGATCCTCCTGAAAAGTTTGATCAGAAACCACATGAACAAACGAACAATCTTCAGTCACAGGTTCGACCTTACATGCGCGAATCCAAGCGGGAATTGTTCATGATCTCGCCCTACTTTGTTCCCGGGGACAATGGCGTTAATTACCTGAATAAGAAGGTTGCTGATGGAACATCCGTCACAGTTTTGACCAATTCACTGGCATCCGGCGACGTGGCCGCTGCGTTTTCGGGTTACAAAGGCTATCGTAAGGATTTAGTAAAAGGTGGCGTTTCCCTTTATGAACTAAAGCCCCACGATCACGAAAATCTTAGAAAAAGAAAACGCTCTATTGGTTCAAGTTCCTCACATGCAGGTCTGCACGGAAAGACGTTGGTCTTCGACCGGCGCACAATCCTGGTGGGCTCGATGAACCTGGATCCCCGTTCGGTATTCTTGAATTCAGAAATGGGGGTAATCATCGACAGCACCGAAATGGCTGAAAAGTTCGTTACGCAATTTCAGGAGAATCTGCCAGAGATTGCCTATCAACTGGGTCTTAACGAAAAGAACAAGTTAACGTGGACAACCCTTGAAGACGGACAAAAAAAAACCTTCACCTCTGAACCGGAAACCACCTGGTGGCAGAGAGTGAAGGCTTCGTTTCTTTCCTGGATAGTACCGGAAAGTCAGCTTTAGAAATTAACTACAACTGGATGACCCAGGTAGCGGGCAACTTCGTTGCTTTCGATAATCAAGTCAGCACTGTTGATGTTTTTCATACGGACAGTTTTAAGTAACCAGGTTTTTGGCCAATGATCCGGAAGATTTGCAAATCTTACTGTCACAGCACTGTCACCGTTGAATTGAAATTCGCCATCGGCAGGATTCTCACCCAGAATTTTTGCGACCGGAACCCAAAGAGGATTGATCTTAGCCATGTCTGAAGAGAATTCGCATGATCCTTCCACTTCCATGGACGGCTTATCACCAGAAACAGAAACGCCTTCCGCTTCAAAGACAAAGCTGACTTTGGCAAATTCCTGACAAGCCAGTTTTTTCTGACCGTATTGATCGACGAAAACAAAGTGACCCAAAGACAAACCGGATGCACCTGGTGCCTTCTTTAATTCAAAGCCACTTACCAAACGCTGTTTGACGGCTTCTTGCAGATTTTCACCAGACAGATGCGAAAAATCAAAGTTAGAACGAACGGCTGCCGGGTCACGACTGATTGATTGGATTTCTGTATTGTTGTAAACCAAAGCATAGCCTGCCACAAAGCAGACAAAGAAAAGCCCGAAGACTCCCACATATTTTTGCATATCGTTTCCTCTTATATGCAGGATAGCAGGGCTCGAGCGCGACTTGGAAATTAATGTGTCTACGCAGGTCTATCGTCTAGTAGGTAATGATCACGCTTTGCACGTTCATAGTTTGACCACCCACCTGCATTTGACGAATTTGCGGGTCCAGAACCATCTGCGGAACCGGTGCATTCTGTCTGGAACGGTAGGCAGCGTGGATGACCTGAACATCGCGCCCCTTGGACTTAAGTTTAACATCTATACTGCTGGAGTCTTTTGCGTTTAGCTGAAAGTTAATGACACCTTTATTGGAGATCGCTGAAGCCACTTGTTGACCATTCAAATAGATTCCAACTCTTTCGCCATCATTAGCACTGGTAAGGGCACTGATATAACGACCACCGGTATAATCTGTAGGATTTGAAGAGAAGCCTTCGGACGTCATTTGAGCCATATCAATGATGGTCAACGAAACCCCGATAGTCCCAGAAACCATTCCCGCATGGGAAAACACAGAGACCATCAACCCCGCCAAAGTAAGACCGACAGTGCGAAAATTAAGTTTGAAAAGGTTCATTTAAGCCTCCTGAATTCTGTATTCAGCAGCAATCCAGCAAAGCCCGTTCCCGACTCAGATTAAATACGTGATTGTTGATGGAACACCACCTGTCTAAATATAAGACAGGTGGCAGAAACTGACGCTGATTAAGTGTAGCCCTTGAATTGGGCATGCAGCTCGCGAGCCTCATGGGCGATGGCCAATAATCCCAATTTAGCGGTCCAACCATAAACGTTTTCCTGAGGGCATCCCGGAGTGTTGATCGCAAGATCAGATACACAAAGTCGTTTGTAAACTGCACCTGGGCTGTTCAGACTTTCAGTGGAGCTTTTCTCGGAATGCGTTCTTAAGAAACCACCGGCGAGATCTGATCCGATCATGTAAATAACCGGCTCCGCACTTGCTCCGTCTGCTTCAACGATGGAGGGAATTCCTTCCTGAATAATCACTTCTTCAACGTCACGACCACCCTTGGCCGCTTTCATTTTTTTACGTGATTTATAGCTCCACTCTTTTACTTCGGCTCCAGAACCCACGCGAATAACTGCCAGACCGTACGTTCCGGCATTGTTTTTTACGAATACAAATGGCTCTTGGTTAATTCCGCGCTTTTGATACTCGCCCTTCAAACGAGCCAGCATCGCATCCACACGGGCGGCAAGTTCGTCACGACTTTTTTCATCGCCAATATCAAAGTGCTCAAACAATTCAGTTTCCACATTCATCAGAAATGGATCGATTTTGGCAATCGCACTGAATTCTGCAACAAGCTGATTAT from Bdellovibrio sp. GT3 includes:
- the gshA gene encoding glutamate--cysteine ligase, giving the protein MAKLTLHKQTIANMNEICAWFTAKSNEYQYPIYSSYDIRDSGYKITNVDANIFPAGFNNICPTDKETSVSLMNKYITQHYGDKIKKVLLVTEEHTNNAFYWENVFTIKSLIEASSIEVRVAIPRELPEPLQITSSAGNEITLYSALMSGTLMKDYNPDLIISNNDFSMAYEEWAETVVQFPMNPPRELGWYQRKKSTYFKYYNQLVAEFSAIAKIDPFLMNVETELFEHFDIGDEKSRDELAARVDAMLARLKGEYQKRGINQEPFVFVKNNAGTYGLAVIRVGSGAEVKEWSYKSRKKMKAAKGGRDVEEVIIQEGIPSIVEADGASAEPVIYMIGSDLAGGFLRTHSEKSSTESLNSPGAVYKRLCVSDLAINTPGCPQENVYGWTAKLGLLAIAHEARELHAQFKGYT
- a CDS encoding phospholipase D family protein, with product MGNPLKFLSLLVLSFLPIACASLPKNVKRTPSYTFPADPTTTISKNIKAKLAQHNGDSGFNALFNGEDAFVSRMAGMRTAERSLDLQYYIWNNDLTGTILVDEVLKAADREVRVRILLDDLNLGKHEKMLRLISMHPNVEVRMVNPFAHRSMRFMDIFRLGKIDRRMHNKVFIADNEIAIVGGRNIGDEYFWASNEMNFGDLDMWCIGPVVSGLASEFDIYWNAEISYPIESLTSNIKPTELDYLTFRENLKGNTYQAYQALYIQRLYQSNMGKAYAAADVQLQWAPAQVIYDPPEKFDQKPHEQTNNLQSQVRPYMRESKRELFMISPYFVPGDNGVNYLNKKVADGTSVTVLTNSLASGDVAAAFSGYKGYRKDLVKGGVSLYELKPHDHENLRKRKRSIGSSSSHAGLHGKTLVFDRRTILVGSMNLDPRSVFLNSEMGVIIDSTEMAEKFVTQFQENLPEIAYQLGLNEKNKLTWTTLEDGQKKTFTSEPETTWWQRVKASFLSWIVPESQL